One genomic region from Flagellimonas oceani encodes:
- a CDS encoding ribonuclease E/G gives MNRELIVRSTPEAVDFALLKDGKLVELHKEEDNNNFSVGDIFLAKIRKPVTGLNAAFVNVGYEKDAFLHYHDLGPQLSSMLKFIKKARTGKLKDYSLRNFPFEKDIDKNGSINDVLKANQSLLVQIVKEPISTKGPRISSELSIAGRFLVMVPFSDRVSVSQKIASKEEKDRLIRLVKSIKPKGFGVIIRTVAEGKKVAELDKDLQNLFSKWTNMSKKLQRASHPSKVLVELNRASSILRDVFNDSFTGIHVDEETLYNQIKDYLHEIAPEKESIVKLYTGPAPIFEKFGIERQIKTSFGRTASMSRGAYLVIEHTEALHVIDVNSGNRSNKAKNQEDTALEVNLLAATEIARQLRLRDMGGIIVIDFIDMTKGDHRRKLFDHLRDEMKDDRAKHKILPPSKFGLVQITRQRVRPEMNIKTSEENPNLSGAEVEAPIVLIDKIQVDLERILKRNQKINGLVLNIHPFIAAYLTKGFPSIRSKWFKTHKKWVKIQPRDAYKYLEYSFKDKDGKKIQI, from the coding sequence GTGAATAGAGAATTAATAGTAAGATCTACGCCGGAAGCAGTCGATTTTGCCTTATTAAAGGATGGAAAATTAGTAGAATTACACAAGGAAGAGGACAACAACAACTTTTCCGTAGGGGATATCTTCCTAGCCAAGATAAGAAAACCCGTTACAGGCCTTAATGCAGCATTTGTCAATGTAGGTTATGAAAAAGATGCTTTCCTGCACTACCATGACCTGGGCCCGCAACTGTCCTCCATGTTGAAATTCATTAAAAAAGCTAGAACAGGGAAACTCAAAGATTATTCCCTTAGAAATTTTCCATTTGAAAAAGACATTGACAAGAATGGCAGCATCAACGATGTGTTGAAGGCCAATCAGTCATTACTGGTACAAATAGTAAAAGAACCCATCTCAACAAAGGGGCCAAGAATCAGCTCAGAGCTTTCCATAGCCGGGCGCTTTCTGGTCATGGTACCTTTTTCCGATAGAGTCTCGGTATCACAAAAAATAGCGAGCAAGGAAGAAAAGGACAGACTTATTAGACTTGTAAAAAGTATTAAGCCCAAGGGATTTGGAGTAATTATACGTACCGTAGCAGAAGGCAAAAAGGTTGCAGAACTGGACAAAGATCTTCAGAACTTGTTTTCCAAATGGACAAACATGAGCAAGAAATTGCAGCGGGCGTCGCATCCATCCAAAGTTTTGGTGGAACTGAACAGGGCGTCATCCATCCTTAGGGATGTCTTCAACGATTCCTTCACAGGAATACATGTTGATGAAGAAACACTCTACAACCAGATCAAGGATTATTTGCATGAAATTGCACCAGAAAAAGAATCCATTGTAAAGTTGTACACCGGTCCGGCCCCAATTTTTGAAAAATTCGGGATAGAGCGTCAAATAAAGACCTCTTTTGGCCGAACAGCATCCATGAGCCGCGGGGCTTACCTTGTTATTGAGCATACCGAAGCGTTACACGTAATAGACGTAAACAGTGGCAATCGCTCCAACAAGGCCAAAAATCAAGAGGATACCGCCCTGGAAGTAAACCTTTTGGCCGCAACCGAAATTGCAAGACAATTAAGACTGCGCGACATGGGCGGAATTATTGTCATTGATTTTATTGATATGACCAAAGGTGACCACAGACGAAAGTTGTTCGACCACCTTAGGGACGAAATGAAGGACGACAGGGCCAAGCACAAGATTTTGCCGCCCAGTAAGTTTGGACTTGTACAGATTACAAGACAGCGCGTACGTCCGGAAATGAATATCAAAACCAGTGAGGAAAACCCGAACCTATCGGGTGCCGAGGTGGAAGCTCCCATTGTCTTGATAGACAAGATCCAAGTGGATTTGGAGCGTATCCTTAAGCGAAACCAAAAAATAAACGGACTTGTATTGAACATACATCCATTTATTGCGGCCTACCTTACCAAAGGATTCCCATCTATTCGTTCCAAGTGGTTCAAAACCCATAAAAAGTGGGTTAAAATTCAACCCAGGGATGCTTACAAGTACCTTGAATATAGTTTCAAGGACAAAGACGGCAAGAAAATTCAAATATAA
- a CDS encoding DUF2007 domain-containing protein, whose protein sequence is MKKEFHTLGTFEFPADAVVIKGKLEAEGIPVFLKDENTINSYSMVSNAMGGVRLQVYSSDMERAKEIFDEVRSYATDDSGNPIICPNCKAARSEIYYSRKNIFFKLFPFFESTKYRCMQCNFITRPAQ, encoded by the coding sequence ATGAAAAAGGAGTTCCACACTTTGGGTACATTTGAGTTTCCCGCGGATGCCGTGGTCATTAAAGGTAAGCTCGAAGCAGAAGGAATTCCTGTGTTCTTAAAGGATGAGAATACCATTAACTCCTATTCAATGGTCAGCAATGCCATGGGAGGCGTTAGGCTTCAGGTCTATTCCTCGGATATGGAAAGGGCCAAGGAAATTTTTGATGAAGTCAGAAGTTATGCCACCGATGATTCAGGAAACCCGATTATATGTCCAAATTGCAAAGCCGCTCGGTCGGAAATCTATTATTCCCGCAAGAACATTTTCTTTAAACTTTTTCCATTTTTTGAATCCACCAAGTACAGGTGCATGCAGTGCAATTTTATTACGAGGCCCGCTCAATAA
- a CDS encoding M61 family metallopeptidase, translating to MRFTLSILAMFTGLLMTAQTNTYEISFDNAVHHEAVIQATFPDLTSDTVEFRMSRTSPGRYALHEFAKNVYGFEATDSKGNPLAVTRPDPYAWHVSGHDGTINIKYILFANRGDGTYSQVDETHAHLNIPATFMFAPKLGERKLEVTFNVREDLDWKVATQLPKVSGNTYSAPNLYYFMDSPTEISNYMLRSFEVDGKTINLALHHNGTEAEADEYFEKVKKVVLAEKEVYGELPDFDYGSYTFLACYIPNASGDGMEHRNSTILTSTRSLANGGMERNIGTVSHEFFHAWNVERIRPKTLEPFNFEEANMSGALWFAEGFTSYYTNLILCRAGLISPKEYVEGLAGTFNYVWNSPARQFFNPIEMSFQAPFVDAATSVDPVNRENTFVSYYSYGSVLGLALDLSLRKNGLNLDDYMKLVWKKYGKTEIPYTVEDLHDSLREYAGDSFGDDFFNNYIYKSNMPDYTSLMDSVGVLLEQPEGTPYFGAYVSMSPDASGYMVLRNTLMDSPAYKAGLDNGDTILSINNKPFTEGQSFDEYLKQFSLGETLKVKFTRFGEEKNTEMVLTPSPDYTFSLMEDKEDKPSKKMLEQRKEWLKVE from the coding sequence ATGAGATTTACTCTTTCCATTTTAGCGATGTTCACAGGGCTATTAATGACCGCCCAGACCAATACCTATGAAATTTCTTTTGATAATGCCGTCCATCACGAAGCGGTCATCCAAGCTACTTTTCCCGATTTAACCTCGGATACGGTGGAGTTTCGAATGAGCAGAACGTCCCCCGGACGCTACGCACTTCACGAATTTGCCAAAAACGTGTATGGATTTGAAGCTACCGATAGTAAAGGAAACCCGTTGGCCGTTACCCGTCCCGACCCCTATGCTTGGCATGTGAGCGGACACGATGGCACCATCAACATCAAATATATTTTGTTTGCCAACCGAGGTGACGGAACGTATTCACAAGTGGATGAAACACATGCCCATTTGAACATTCCCGCAACTTTTATGTTCGCCCCCAAGCTGGGCGAGCGAAAACTAGAGGTGACCTTTAATGTGCGCGAAGATTTGGATTGGAAAGTGGCCACGCAGCTTCCAAAGGTTTCCGGTAATACCTATTCAGCGCCGAACCTTTATTATTTTATGGACAGCCCTACGGAAATCAGCAACTACATGCTTCGTTCTTTTGAAGTGGACGGCAAGACCATCAACCTTGCCTTGCACCACAACGGTACGGAAGCAGAGGCCGATGAATATTTCGAAAAAGTAAAAAAAGTGGTTCTTGCCGAAAAAGAGGTTTACGGTGAACTTCCGGATTTTGATTATGGAAGCTACACCTTTTTGGCCTGCTACATTCCCAATGCCTCCGGTGATGGTATGGAACACCGAAATTCTACTATTTTAACAAGCACCCGAAGCTTGGCCAACGGTGGTATGGAGCGTAATATCGGAACGGTATCTCACGAATTTTTCCATGCGTGGAACGTGGAGCGCATCCGTCCCAAAACATTGGAACCTTTTAATTTTGAAGAAGCCAACATGAGCGGGGCCCTTTGGTTTGCGGAAGGGTTTACCAGCTACTATACCAATCTTATTTTATGCAGGGCAGGACTTATTTCCCCAAAGGAATATGTTGAGGGGCTGGCGGGAACGTTCAATTATGTGTGGAACTCACCGGCAAGACAATTCTTCAATCCGATTGAAATGAGTTTCCAAGCGCCCTTTGTGGATGCTGCTACTTCTGTTGATCCAGTGAACCGTGAGAATACGTTTGTTTCATACTACTCTTATGGAAGTGTATTGGGTTTGGCTTTGGATTTGTCCTTGCGGAAAAATGGGTTGAACCTTGATGATTATATGAAACTTGTATGGAAAAAATACGGTAAAACGGAAATCCCTTACACTGTTGAAGACCTTCATGATTCGTTGAGAGAATACGCTGGTGACTCATTTGGAGACGATTTCTTCAACAATTACATCTATAAAAGCAATATGCCCGATTATACATCACTCATGGATTCGGTAGGCGTACTTTTGGAACAACCCGAAGGAACTCCCTATTTTGGGGCCTATGTTTCCATGAGTCCCGATGCATCAGGTTATATGGTACTCAGAAATACCCTGATGGACAGTCCGGCTTACAAGGCTGGCTTGGACAATGGGGATACAATTTTGAGCATCAACAACAAACCTTTCACGGAAGGACAATCGTTCGATGAGTATTTGAAACAGTTCAGCTTGGGTGAAACATTAAAAGTGAAATTTACTAGGTTCGGGGAAGAAAAAAATACGGAAATGGTTCTGACCCCAAGTCCAGATTACACGTTTAGTCTTATGGAGGATAAGGAAGACAAACCATCCAAAAAGATGCTGGAGCAACGTAAAGAATGGCTTAAGGTGGAATAA
- a CDS encoding ArnT family glycosyltransferase, with translation MLKKLRSPRYQDLDWKTVLFVLVIVAVFIRFPFFFRDYVDRDESTFILMGQSWVNGNLPYTQLWDLKPPITFLYFAIIIKLFGKSFFAIRFFGAIMVALTSLFTYGIAVRTTSKKVAFWVAIFCVFFQSLFGSLQGVMSEHIGTLFFVAALYAITYKIDAKWFFTSGLLLGLSVMTKLNMAYPVFCLGLYFLWEGFQADHALKNIKNLVFMGIGFFVTIGFTALPYYLQGDIQIFWESIFEAPLAYSEGKFHSPWRTLPYVGTIALLLGIGFYFRLIDRRSKNIQLLTIVVVGILISYVQSGKVNGHYLIQLYPFILIPVGIAMAKLPPIKSKYRTVLIMLLILIPMESYLEYGNIISNNIKKGSFYNGEGIDVPKYIEGNGLETKNIFFTEYHIGYWVLDEIPPTKPATHPSNITREELFPFMDNPRKTGVEELKYIMEVIRPKTLVARSGKKIFDKKLVDFNTYIDGYLEKHYKLKATVGRGLIYQRLE, from the coding sequence GTGCTTAAAAAATTACGTTCTCCAAGGTATCAAGATTTGGACTGGAAAACGGTCCTCTTTGTTTTGGTCATAGTCGCTGTCTTTATCCGTTTTCCTTTCTTTTTTAGGGATTATGTGGATCGCGATGAAAGTACTTTTATACTAATGGGACAATCTTGGGTGAACGGAAATTTGCCTTACACCCAATTGTGGGATCTAAAACCTCCGATTACTTTTCTGTATTTTGCCATCATCATCAAGCTATTTGGGAAAAGCTTTTTTGCCATACGATTTTTTGGCGCCATTATGGTGGCATTGACAAGTTTGTTCACATATGGCATTGCCGTGAGGACCACTTCCAAGAAAGTTGCGTTTTGGGTGGCCATCTTCTGTGTTTTTTTCCAGAGCCTGTTCGGAAGTTTACAGGGGGTGATGTCCGAACATATTGGCACACTGTTCTTTGTGGCGGCACTATACGCCATCACTTATAAAATTGATGCAAAATGGTTCTTTACCTCTGGACTGTTGTTAGGTTTATCGGTTATGACCAAGTTGAACATGGCCTACCCCGTTTTTTGTTTGGGACTCTACTTTTTGTGGGAAGGGTTTCAAGCTGACCATGCTTTAAAAAACATTAAAAACTTAGTTTTTATGGGCATAGGTTTTTTCGTGACTATTGGTTTCACCGCCTTACCGTATTACCTTCAGGGCGATATCCAAATTTTCTGGGAATCCATTTTTGAAGCACCTTTGGCCTACTCCGAAGGTAAATTCCACTCACCATGGAGAACATTGCCGTATGTGGGAACCATTGCCCTACTTTTAGGTATAGGTTTCTATTTTAGATTGATCGATAGGAGATCAAAAAACATCCAGCTATTAACGATTGTTGTGGTTGGGATTTTAATCTCTTACGTACAATCGGGCAAAGTCAATGGGCACTATCTCATTCAACTATACCCGTTTATATTGATTCCCGTGGGCATCGCGATGGCAAAACTTCCCCCAATCAAAAGCAAATACAGGACCGTATTGATCATGCTTTTGATTTTGATTCCCATGGAATCTTATCTGGAGTATGGCAATATTATATCCAACAATATAAAAAAAGGATCATTTTACAATGGGGAAGGCATAGATGTTCCCAAATATATTGAAGGAAATGGCTTGGAGACCAAAAACATCTTTTTTACAGAGTACCATATAGGTTACTGGGTTTTGGATGAGATTCCTCCCACCAAACCCGCAACGCACCCCAGCAACATAACCCGGGAAGAGCTGTTCCCGTTTATGGATAACCCAAGAAAAACGGGGGTCGAAGAACTCAAATATATTATGGAGGTCATCCGGCCCAAAACTTTGGTAGCGAGAAGCGGCAAAAAGATTTTTGATAAAAAGCTGGTGGATTTCAATACGTATATTGATGGGTACCTGGAAAAACATTACAAGTTGAAGGCCACCGTGGGAAGAGGACTCATTTACCAACGTTTAGAATAA
- a CDS encoding cupin-like domain-containing protein yields MKLNLEQIPREKTLSKKEFIQKYFKPQKPVVIERFIEDWPAYSKWSLDYMKEIAGDKEVPLYDDRPVKHDEGFNEPHAKMKMADYVDLLKSGPTKYRIFLWNILKEVPELQKDFSYPDFGLRLMKGLPMLFFGGQDSHTFMHYDIDLANIFHFHFEGKKQCILFSQDETKFLYKIPHSLITREDIDFAAPDLDKWPALQHAKGHVAQLEHGNVLYIPEGYWHHMKYITPGFSMSLRAIARKPKNLSKAVYNIFVMRHFDNLMRKLKGQQWIDWKNKKAVERTQKLLLQD; encoded by the coding sequence TTGAAGCTGAACCTTGAACAGATACCTCGGGAGAAGACCCTTTCGAAGAAAGAGTTTATCCAAAAATATTTCAAGCCCCAAAAGCCTGTTGTAATCGAACGCTTTATTGAGGATTGGCCGGCTTATTCCAAGTGGAGCCTTGACTATATGAAGGAAATTGCGGGCGACAAGGAGGTTCCATTATATGATGACCGTCCCGTTAAGCACGACGAAGGCTTCAACGAGCCACATGCCAAAATGAAGATGGCCGATTATGTGGACCTGCTCAAAAGTGGGCCTACCAAATACCGTATTTTTCTCTGGAACATTTTAAAAGAAGTTCCCGAGCTGCAAAAGGATTTTTCGTATCCCGATTTTGGGCTGCGGCTTATGAAAGGTTTGCCCATGCTATTTTTTGGCGGGCAGGATTCCCATACATTTATGCACTACGACATTGATTTGGCAAACATATTCCACTTTCATTTTGAGGGAAAAAAGCAATGCATTCTATTCAGTCAGGACGAGACCAAGTTTCTGTACAAGATTCCACACTCCTTGATTACACGGGAGGATATCGATTTTGCCGCCCCCGATTTGGACAAATGGCCTGCACTACAGCACGCCAAAGGGCATGTTGCCCAGTTGGAGCATGGTAATGTGCTGTACATACCCGAGGGGTATTGGCACCACATGAAATACATAACCCCCGGTTTCTCTATGAGTTTAAGGGCAATTGCCCGAAAGCCCAAAAATTTGAGCAAGGCAGTGTACAACATTTTTGTGATGAGACATTTTGATAACCTGATGCGCAAACTTAAAGGGCAACAATGGATTGACTGGAAAAACAAAAAGGCCGTGGAACGGACACAAAAATTATTGTTACAGGATTGA
- a CDS encoding regulatory protein RecX, with translation MNHTKTYTLDEATKKMESYCAYQERCHKEVMEKLKGMNMIPVAIDQIMGHLIQENYLNEERFAKAFARGKFSIKKWGANRIVRELKFRDISLYNIKSALAEIQNEDYLKTFDELAKKRLSQITEKNPFKKKKKLADYLLYRGWESHLVYEKANELIK, from the coding sequence ATGAACCATACCAAAACCTACACCTTGGACGAGGCCACCAAAAAGATGGAAAGCTACTGCGCTTACCAAGAGCGCTGCCACAAAGAGGTTATGGAAAAATTAAAGGGGATGAACATGATTCCGGTGGCCATAGATCAAATAATGGGCCATCTGATACAGGAAAACTACCTTAACGAAGAGCGTTTTGCCAAAGCCTTTGCCAGAGGCAAGTTCAGCATCAAAAAATGGGGAGCCAATAGAATCGTGAGGGAATTGAAGTTCAGGGACATCTCCCTCTACAACATTAAAAGTGCGTTGGCCGAAATACAGAATGAAGATTATTTGAAAACCTTTGATGAGCTTGCCAAAAAACGATTGAGCCAAATAACGGAGAAGAACCCTTTCAAGAAAAAAAAGAAATTAGCCGACTACCTTCTTTACCGCGGCTGGGAAAGTCATTTGGTATACGAAAAAGCGAACGAGCTCATCAAATAG
- a CDS encoding PLP-dependent aminotransferase family protein codes for MNSPVFDLLVQLISIDKSIVQPAYVQVAQQIMNAIQRGYLEKGSKLPGTRALSKLLNVHRNTAVAIYDELSSQGWVNIIPNKGTFVVVPEDSKAKIKASTQHINQVYEYPTTPGFPFQQSFNLASTKEETSAKYSINDGKPDLRLHPVHQFSRWYSAAMKRKPLINKWNKTSALVPSIFSTQLCNYLNVTRGFHIKPLNLLNTRSTEMSLYIVSQVLINPGDLVLVGQLSNYVANMIFQQAGAKIKTVPVDDGGLDIGYIKKHFIHGNIRCIYVCSNRDYPTTTTLSTKRRLQLLELAKIHGFAIIEDDFDHDFQFEGSSMMPMASADAHGNMIYLGKLGQSLFPSFHTGFVVAPEQVITEANNYLQLLDTQGDLIQEQMLSELISEGEIYRLKKKNIVTYKQRRDALCSFLKEYFNNILDWQIPSGGLAIWLRFKNPISLVKLAEKAEKLDLFLPKTILYQDKNTCAIRFGYGHLNEEELKIVMEKLKQAYLQLLAV; via the coding sequence ATGAATAGTCCGGTTTTTGATTTGTTGGTCCAGCTAATATCCATAGACAAGTCGATCGTGCAACCTGCATACGTGCAAGTGGCACAGCAAATCATGAACGCCATACAACGAGGCTATTTGGAAAAAGGCAGTAAGCTGCCCGGAACAAGGGCATTGAGCAAGTTATTGAACGTTCATCGCAATACTGCCGTGGCCATCTACGATGAATTATCTTCGCAAGGGTGGGTAAACATTATACCCAACAAGGGAACTTTTGTGGTGGTCCCGGAAGATTCCAAAGCAAAAATTAAGGCAAGTACACAGCACATCAATCAAGTTTACGAGTATCCCACAACTCCAGGATTCCCGTTCCAACAATCCTTTAACCTAGCATCTACCAAAGAGGAGACCTCGGCCAAATATTCCATAAATGATGGTAAGCCCGATTTAAGATTACATCCCGTGCACCAGTTTTCCAGATGGTATAGCGCTGCAATGAAACGAAAGCCGTTAATCAACAAATGGAATAAAACCAGTGCCTTGGTTCCTTCAATTTTTAGCACACAACTTTGCAACTACCTAAATGTCACTAGGGGCTTCCATATAAAACCACTCAATTTATTGAATACCCGAAGTACGGAAATGAGTCTGTATATAGTTTCGCAGGTACTGATAAATCCGGGGGATTTGGTGTTGGTTGGACAACTAAGCAATTATGTGGCCAATATGATATTTCAACAAGCTGGGGCAAAGATAAAAACAGTTCCAGTAGATGATGGGGGATTGGATATTGGTTATATAAAAAAGCATTTTATACACGGGAACATTCGATGTATTTATGTTTGCTCCAACAGGGACTATCCTACGACCACAACATTAAGCACCAAAAGAAGGCTACAATTATTGGAATTGGCGAAAATCCATGGCTTTGCCATAATCGAGGACGATTTCGACCATGATTTTCAGTTTGAAGGCTCTTCCATGATGCCCATGGCCAGTGCAGATGCCCATGGGAATATGATCTACTTAGGCAAACTGGGACAGTCTTTATTCCCGAGTTTTCACACAGGCTTTGTCGTGGCTCCGGAACAGGTAATTACCGAAGCCAATAATTACTTGCAATTATTGGATACCCAAGGGGACCTGATTCAGGAACAAATGCTTTCCGAACTGATATCCGAAGGTGAAATATACCGGCTCAAGAAAAAAAATATTGTAACCTACAAACAGCGCAGAGACGCTTTATGCTCCTTTTTAAAAGAATATTTCAACAACATACTTGATTGGCAAATACCTTCTGGAGGACTGGCCATATGGTTGCGATTTAAAAATCCAATATCCTTGGTTAAACTGGCCGAAAAAGCTGAAAAACTGGATCTGTTCCTGCCAAAAACCATTCTCTATCAAGATAAAAATACCTGTGCCATACGTTTTGGTTATGGACATTTAAACGAGGAAGAACTTAAAATAGTAATGGAAAAGTTAAAACAAGCGTACCTACAATTGTTGGCTGTTTAA
- a CDS encoding GNAT family N-acetyltransferase, which yields MVVYKQADTLKELEQILDLQQRNLPKNISAEESTKEGFVTVEHTLDLLKSMNDVCGHIIAVDDDQVVGYALCMHPKFANDIEVLRPMFQEIDKTIEGQVNYMAMGQICVAKSHRGQGLFRKLYHTMKEKLPEGFDTIITEVDGKNKRSLAAHTAIGFQELKRYHTLDKEWVIIILQ from the coding sequence ATGGTCGTTTACAAACAAGCAGATACTTTGAAGGAACTGGAGCAGATTCTGGATCTTCAGCAGCGTAACCTACCCAAAAACATAAGCGCGGAAGAAAGTACAAAAGAGGGTTTTGTGACCGTGGAGCACACCTTGGACCTTCTAAAATCCATGAACGATGTGTGCGGGCACATTATTGCGGTGGATGATGATCAGGTGGTAGGTTATGCGCTTTGCATGCATCCAAAATTTGCCAACGATATTGAGGTGCTTCGCCCTATGTTCCAAGAAATCGATAAAACTATTGAAGGGCAGGTCAACTATATGGCCATGGGGCAGATTTGCGTGGCCAAAAGTCATAGGGGGCAAGGACTTTTCCGAAAACTCTATCACACCATGAAAGAGAAACTCCCAGAGGGTTTTGATACCATAATCACCGAAGTGGATGGCAAAAACAAGAGGTCTTTGGCCGCGCATACGGCCATTGGGTTCCAAGAATTGAAGAGATACCATACCTTGGACAAAGAGTGGGTTATCATCATATTACAGTAA
- a CDS encoding TonB-dependent receptor plug domain-containing protein, translated as MKKSILSFAILIAVAFQVQAQQDDAVKVDSLSEVVVTANRINLPFKENSRTINIITSNDIKNSAAINVADLLQQVAGVDIRRRGTGGSQADLYIRGGGFDQTLLLIDGVKMDDAQTGHHTMNAALPLEVIERIEIIKGPAARVFGQNAFSGAINIITKKNLDNSVSLNVEAGSFGQLNGSATAGVDKENSTHIIHVGRMTSEGYRNNSDYDNGNYFLKSIFNKNAQPIVMTASFLERNFGAENFYTTNPTFNEYEETQNSLLAFSTTFKKNKLRIQPRIYWKRNQDLFLLRRNEPSFYRNMHISNKIGVETNASYASKLGITGFGVEFSKIYLRSNNLGNRNRFMSNVFLEHRFSIADNKLDITPGVALTYFSDFKFRAFPGLDIGYSLTNSFKVYGNIGYTYRIPTYTDLFYNDPVTTGNEDLEPEEAFAQELGLKYTTPKFNASVAVFNRDADNLIDFIRNDVSEDVFVATNITEVNTKGLELDAAYNFKLKEFTQTLSVGYAFLDDNILDQNEELSRYSLNTLKHQYTTRLSTQLFKNVRQNIIYKYAERTTGQTYNVWDASLAVRVKQAEFTITANNIFDADYIESGFIPMPPSNVLFGLRYSFK; from the coding sequence ATGAAGAAATCAATTTTATCTTTTGCGATTTTAATAGCCGTTGCTTTTCAAGTACAAGCACAACAGGACGATGCTGTTAAGGTAGATTCGCTGAGCGAAGTTGTGGTGACCGCAAACCGAATTAACCTTCCTTTCAAGGAAAATTCAAGAACGATAAATATCATCACTTCCAATGATATTAAAAATAGTGCCGCTATAAATGTGGCAGATTTGTTGCAACAAGTTGCTGGCGTGGATATAAGAAGACGCGGTACCGGTGGCAGCCAAGCAGATTTGTACATAAGAGGTGGTGGTTTTGACCAAACCTTGTTGTTGATAGACGGCGTTAAAATGGACGATGCGCAAACAGGGCACCATACCATGAACGCGGCTTTGCCATTAGAGGTCATAGAAAGAATAGAAATTATAAAAGGTCCCGCAGCTCGGGTTTTTGGACAAAACGCCTTTTCTGGGGCCATCAATATCATTACAAAAAAGAATTTGGACAATTCCGTTTCCTTAAATGTAGAGGCGGGTTCTTTTGGACAATTAAACGGCAGTGCAACCGCTGGTGTGGATAAGGAAAACTCGACTCATATCATACATGTGGGAAGAATGACATCCGAGGGCTATAGAAATAACTCGGATTACGATAATGGCAATTACTTTCTAAAAAGCATTTTCAATAAAAATGCACAGCCTATTGTAATGACAGCTTCTTTCTTGGAGCGCAATTTTGGGGCTGAGAACTTTTACACCACCAATCCCACTTTTAACGAGTACGAAGAAACCCAAAACAGCCTTTTGGCGTTTTCTACCACCTTTAAGAAGAACAAACTGAGAATACAGCCAAGAATTTATTGGAAACGTAATCAAGATTTATTTCTATTAAGAAGAAACGAACCAAGTTTTTACCGGAACATGCATATTTCCAACAAGATCGGGGTAGAAACCAATGCTTCTTATGCCTCTAAATTGGGAATCACGGGTTTTGGGGTAGAGTTTTCTAAAATCTACCTTAGGAGCAACAACTTGGGCAATCGAAACCGTTTCATGTCCAATGTGTTTTTAGAACATCGTTTTAGCATTGCGGACAACAAACTGGACATTACTCCCGGCGTAGCATTGACCTATTTTTCAGATTTTAAGTTTCGTGCTTTTCCAGGATTGGATATAGGTTATAGCCTTACCAATAGTTTTAAAGTATATGGTAATATTGGTTATACCTACCGCATACCAACGTATACAGATTTGTTCTACAACGATCCGGTTACAACTGGTAACGAAGATTTGGAACCGGAAGAAGCTTTTGCCCAAGAATTGGGGTTAAAGTACACCACACCCAAGTTTAATGCCAGCGTTGCCGTTTTTAATCGCGACGCAGACAATCTAATAGATTTTATTAGAAACGATGTTTCTGAAGATGTATTTGTGGCAACCAATATTACGGAAGTCAATACTAAGGGCCTAGAGTTGGATGCTGCTTATAATTTTAAGTTGAAAGAATTTACACAAACCTTAAGTGTAGGCTATGCATTTTTGGATGACAATATTTTAGACCAGAACGAAGAATTGTCCCGTTACTCTTTAAACACGCTAAAACACCAATATACCACACGTTTAAGCACGCAATTGTTCAAAAACGTACGTCAGAATATAATCTATAAATATGCAGAACGTACTACAGGACAAACATATAATGTTTGGGATGCATCATTGGCTGTTAGGGTAAAACAGGCGGAGTTTACCATTACCGCAAATAATATTTTCGATGCAGATTATATAGAATCCGGCTTTATACCTATGCCGCCGAGCAATGTTCTATTTGGTTTGCGATATAGTTTTAAATAA